From the genome of Silurus meridionalis isolate SWU-2019-XX chromosome 12, ASM1480568v1, whole genome shotgun sequence, one region includes:
- the ppp2r3a gene encoding serine/threonine-protein phosphatase 2A regulatory subunit B'' subunit alpha isoform X4 has product MAKIAKACGCPLYWKAPMFNCAGGERTGFVSVHSFIATWRKLLHSCYDDASKFVYLLAKPGFTYLEQDDFIPLLQDIVDTHPGLTFLKDAPEFHSRYITTVIQRIFYTVNRSWTGRITMTELRRSNFLQTLALLEEEDDINQITDYFSYEHFYVIYCKFWELDTDHDLFIDPKDLSRYNDHASSSRIIERLFSGAVTRGISVQREGRMSYAEFVWFLISEEDKKNQTSIEYWFRCMDLDGDGVLSMYELEFFYEEQCERMEGMGIEPLPFQDLLCQMLDLVKPESYGKITLRDLKRCRMAHIFFDTFFNLDKYLDHEQRDPFSVQKDVDSEGPEPSDWDKYASEEYEILVAEETVSDQLHDGSFEDDYECEELPVTSDIGSKIDKLVISDLSP; this is encoded by the exons ATGGCCAAGATCGCCAAG GCATGCGGGTGTCCGCTGTACTGGAAGGCCCCGATGTTTAACTGTGCAGGAGGAGAGAGGACTGGCTTCGTCTCCGTCCATTCGTTTATCGCCACATGGCGAAA GTTGTTACACAGCTGCTACGATGATGCGTCCAAGTTTGTTTACTTGCTGGCCAAGCCGGGCTTCACGTACCTGGAGCAGGATGACTTTATCCCCCTCCTACAG gACATCGTGGACACTCATCCTGGtctgacatttttaaaagatgCTCCCGAATTCCATTCCCGCTACATCACCACC gtgatccAGAGGATATTTTACACAGTGAACCGTTCGTGGACAGGCAGGATCACCATGACTGAGCTCAGGAGAAGCAACTTCCTGCAG accCTGGCCCTgttggaggaggaggacgatATTAATCAGATCACAGATTATTTCTCTTATGaacatttttatgtcatttattgTAAGTTCTGGGAGCTCGATACCGACCACGATCTCTTCATCGACCCCAAAGATCTCTCTCGCTACAACGACCACG CTTCATCCAGCAGGATCATCGAAAGGCTTTTCTCAGGAGCTGTTACTCG gggaATCTCTGTCCAGAGAGAAGGGCGTATGAGTTATGCTGAGTTTGTGTGGTTCCTCATCTCAGAAGAGGACAAGAAGAACCAGACGAG tatagAGTACTGGTTCCGCTGTATGGATCTAGATGGCGACGGCGTCCTCTCTATGTATGAGCTGGAATTTTTCTATGAGGAACAGTGTGAGCGGATGGAGGGGATGGGAATAGAACCTCTTCCCTTCCAAGATCTACTGTGCCAGATGCTTGACCTCGTCAAACCAGAGAGCTACG gtaagaTCACGCTGCGTGATCTGAAGCGCTGCAGGATGGCCCACATCTTCTTCGACACGTTCTTCAACCTGGATAAATACCTGGACCACGAGCAAAGAGATCCGTTCTCTGTACAGAAG gatgtGGACAGTGAGGGTCCAGAGCCCTCAGACTGGGATAAGTACGCATCAGAGGAGTACGAAATCCTGGTAGCAGAGGAGACtgtcagtgaccagctacatgaTGG gTCTTTTGAGGACGACTATGAGTGTGAGGAGCTTCCCGTTACATCCGACATCGGAAGCAAAATAGACAAACTGGTAATCTCTGATCTCTCTCCGTAA
- the ppp2r3a gene encoding serine/threonine-protein phosphatase 2A regulatory subunit B'' subunit alpha isoform X3, which yields MMIKDSSLREDPDLRGELEFLARGCDFVLPSRFKKRLKSFQRAQIQPEKKPVSPPPPPIPRSPSPPPPAPPPPTVNIPRFYFPTGLPNLTVNIDEAIGKVEAAFTKLQEEKADIYEMAKIAKACGCPLYWKAPMFNCAGGERTGFVSVHSFIATWRKLLHSCYDDASKFVYLLAKPGFTYLEQDDFIPLLQDIVDTHPGLTFLKDAPEFHSRYITTVIQRIFYTVNRSWTGRITMTELRRSNFLQTLALLEEEDDINQITDYFSYEHFYVIYCKFWELDTDHDLFIDPKDLSRYNDHASSSRIIERLFSGAVTRGISVQREGRMSYAEFVWFLISEEDKKNQTSIEYWFRCMDLDGDGVLSMYELEFFYEEQCERMEGMGIEPLPFQDLLCQMLDLVKPESYGKITLRDLKRCRMAHIFFDTFFNLDKYLDHEQRDPFSVQKDVDSEGPEPSDWDKYASEEYEILVAEETVSDQLHDGSFEDDYECEELPVTSDIGSKIDKLVISDLSP from the exons ATGATGATAAAGGACTCTTCACTCAGGGAAGACCCTGACCTGCGGGGGGAGCTGGAGTTTTTGGCAAGAGGCTGTGACTTTGTCTTGCCGTCACGCTTCAAGAAAAGGCTCAAATCTTTCCAGCGAGCACAG aTCCAGCCGGAGAAGAAACCcgtctctcctcctcctcctccaatcCCTCGTTccccctctcctcctccacctgccCCCCCTCCTCCCACCGTTAACATTCCACGCTTTTATTTTCCCACGGGTCTCCCAAACCTCACTGTTAATATCGACGAGGCCATTGGGAAAGTCGAGGCGGCCTTCACCAAGCTGCAGGAGGAAAAAGCAGACATCTACGAGATGGCCAAGATCGCCAAG GCATGCGGGTGTCCGCTGTACTGGAAGGCCCCGATGTTTAACTGTGCAGGAGGAGAGAGGACTGGCTTCGTCTCCGTCCATTCGTTTATCGCCACATGGCGAAA GTTGTTACACAGCTGCTACGATGATGCGTCCAAGTTTGTTTACTTGCTGGCCAAGCCGGGCTTCACGTACCTGGAGCAGGATGACTTTATCCCCCTCCTACAG gACATCGTGGACACTCATCCTGGtctgacatttttaaaagatgCTCCCGAATTCCATTCCCGCTACATCACCACC gtgatccAGAGGATATTTTACACAGTGAACCGTTCGTGGACAGGCAGGATCACCATGACTGAGCTCAGGAGAAGCAACTTCCTGCAG accCTGGCCCTgttggaggaggaggacgatATTAATCAGATCACAGATTATTTCTCTTATGaacatttttatgtcatttattgTAAGTTCTGGGAGCTCGATACCGACCACGATCTCTTCATCGACCCCAAAGATCTCTCTCGCTACAACGACCACG CTTCATCCAGCAGGATCATCGAAAGGCTTTTCTCAGGAGCTGTTACTCG gggaATCTCTGTCCAGAGAGAAGGGCGTATGAGTTATGCTGAGTTTGTGTGGTTCCTCATCTCAGAAGAGGACAAGAAGAACCAGACGAG tatagAGTACTGGTTCCGCTGTATGGATCTAGATGGCGACGGCGTCCTCTCTATGTATGAGCTGGAATTTTTCTATGAGGAACAGTGTGAGCGGATGGAGGGGATGGGAATAGAACCTCTTCCCTTCCAAGATCTACTGTGCCAGATGCTTGACCTCGTCAAACCAGAGAGCTACG gtaagaTCACGCTGCGTGATCTGAAGCGCTGCAGGATGGCCCACATCTTCTTCGACACGTTCTTCAACCTGGATAAATACCTGGACCACGAGCAAAGAGATCCGTTCTCTGTACAGAAG gatgtGGACAGTGAGGGTCCAGAGCCCTCAGACTGGGATAAGTACGCATCAGAGGAGTACGAAATCCTGGTAGCAGAGGAGACtgtcagtgaccagctacatgaTGG gTCTTTTGAGGACGACTATGAGTGTGAGGAGCTTCCCGTTACATCCGACATCGGAAGCAAAATAGACAAACTGGTAATCTCTGATCTCTCTCCGTAA